In a single window of the Acinetobacter tibetensis genome:
- a CDS encoding acetoin reductase, whose amino-acid sequence MPRGLNNKVALITGAAQGIGRGIALRLAQEGVHIALVDLHQEKLNAVQKEVESFGVKATTFIADISDPIQVSHAIDHAESTLNGFDIMINNAGIAQVKALAEVTPSEFNQIMNINVGGVLWGIQAAANKFKQRQQAGKIINACSIAGHEGFALLGVYSATKFAVRALTQAAAKEYASAKITVNSYCPGVVGTDMWVEIDQRFSEITGAPIGQTYKKYVEGIALGRAETPDDVAALVAFLASEDANYITGQSILTDGGMVYR is encoded by the coding sequence ATGCCTAGAGGTTTAAACAATAAAGTTGCATTAATTACGGGTGCGGCACAAGGCATTGGACGCGGTATTGCCTTACGTTTAGCACAAGAAGGTGTTCATATTGCCTTGGTCGATCTTCATCAAGAAAAGTTAAATGCTGTTCAAAAAGAAGTTGAATCCTTTGGCGTAAAAGCCACCACATTTATTGCGGATATTTCAGATCCCATACAAGTCAGTCATGCAATCGATCATGCCGAATCGACACTTAATGGTTTTGATATCATGATCAATAATGCAGGTATTGCACAAGTTAAAGCTTTGGCAGAAGTAACACCGAGTGAATTTAACCAAATTATGAACATCAATGTTGGCGGTGTACTTTGGGGGATTCAAGCCGCAGCAAATAAATTTAAACAACGCCAACAGGCTGGAAAAATTATTAATGCGTGCTCAATCGCAGGTCATGAAGGTTTTGCTTTACTCGGTGTTTATTCGGCAACTAAATTTGCAGTTCGTGCATTGACGCAAGCTGCGGCTAAAGAATATGCCAGTGCTAAAATTACTGTAAATAGCTATTGTCCGGGTGTTGTAGGCACAGACATGTGGGTTGAAATAGATCAGCGTTTCTCTGAAATTACAGGTGCACCAATTGGTCAAACGTATAAAAAATATGTAGAAGGTATTGCTTTAGGACGTGCTGAAACACCAGATGACGTGGCTGCATTAGTTGCATTTTTAGCCAGTGAGGATGCAAACTACATTACAGGTCAGTCTATTTTGACAGATGGTGGAATGGTTTACCGTTAA
- a CDS encoding 2,3-butanediol dehydrogenase, producing the protein MKAARFYDRGDIRIEDIPEPKVLPGTVGIQVAWCGICGTDLHEFMEGPIFIPPCGHPHPISGESAPVTMGHEFSGVVYAVGEGVDDIQIGQHVVVEPYIIADDVPTGPNDKYHLSKNMNFIGLGGRGGGLSEKIAVQRRWVHPISNDIPLDQAALIEPLSVGHHAYVRSGAKAGDIALVGGAGPIGLLLSAILKAKGLTVIITELSAKRKEKAIEAGVADYVLDPSQVDVVDEVMKITEGRGVDVAFECSSVNKVMDTLVAAMKPTGVVVIVSIWSHPATINVHSVVMKELDIRGTIAYVNDHQETIRLVEQGKINLEPFITQRIALDDLVSKGFETLIHNNESAVKIIVHP; encoded by the coding sequence ATGAAAGCAGCTCGTTTTTATGACCGAGGGGATATTCGGATTGAAGATATTCCTGAACCGAAAGTACTTCCAGGCACAGTTGGAATTCAAGTTGCATGGTGCGGTATTTGCGGTACAGATTTACATGAATTCATGGAAGGCCCTATTTTTATTCCACCTTGTGGTCATCCACATCCAATTTCGGGAGAATCTGCACCTGTAACAATGGGACATGAATTTTCAGGTGTGGTTTATGCAGTTGGTGAAGGTGTAGATGATATCCAAATTGGGCAACATGTCGTAGTTGAACCCTACATTATTGCGGATGATGTGCCGACTGGCCCCAATGATAAGTATCATTTATCAAAAAATATGAACTTTATTGGTTTAGGCGGACGTGGTGGCGGTCTTTCTGAAAAAATTGCAGTTCAACGACGTTGGGTACATCCTATTTCAAATGATATTCCCTTAGACCAAGCAGCGTTGATAGAACCTTTATCTGTCGGTCATCATGCCTATGTCAGAAGTGGTGCAAAAGCTGGCGATATCGCACTGGTTGGTGGAGCAGGCCCTATAGGCTTACTTTTATCAGCCATTTTAAAGGCCAAAGGTCTTACGGTCATCATTACTGAACTGAGTGCAAAACGTAAAGAAAAAGCGATAGAGGCTGGTGTTGCAGATTATGTACTAGACCCATCTCAGGTTGATGTGGTTGATGAAGTAATGAAAATTACTGAAGGCCGTGGTGTAGATGTCGCTTTTGAATGTAGTAGTGTCAATAAAGTCATGGATACACTCGTTGCAGCAATGAAACCAACTGGTGTAGTCGTTATCGTTTCTATTTGGAGCCATCCTGCCACAATTAATGTGCATAGTGTGGTGATGAAAGAGCTAGATATTCGTGGCACGATTGCTTATGTCAATGACCATCAGGAAACCATTCGTTTAGTCGAGCAAGGTAAGATTAATCTAGAACCTTTTATTACCCAACGTATTGCATTAGATGATCTGGTGTCTAAAGGCTTTGAAACGCTGATTCATAATAATGAGTCTGCTGTAAAAATTATTGTTCATCCCTAA
- a CDS encoding type II toxin-antitoxin system HipA family toxin, whose product MKKLTIQALLDKNWLDIAELKLLEPKLGSASASELEYELDYAIQYLDRRDEHACSLSLPVQILIKHESSTWFGFLDDIVPSGAARRYWVNYLDLQRLSYAEQESILLEKGGIAPVGNLRIKEALPALNPESTLHLRYFSKEDVAERNIDFLEYAQQMGAISGGATGAGGEAPKLLIRVSPEQKVWIDTYQESFDQPDQHYLVKFPRNNRSEIDCDILRAEYYYYQILNELGFNTIETTQMQLIEGTKYPSLWLPRFDTEWLNDQWHRHGLESVYSVLNKSSGSHLNHFEVIENLCKLLTRIDSDFDAAQFICEWLQRDLLNIIFGNSDNHGRNTSFLKKSGKISLSPIYDFAPMKADPEVVIRSTTWGSPYEEGGEYRWADITQKLAPWCDPDVSLGTLKTLARNLVGLKQRLVDKGVPKQIIEMPALSFDYIEAKLKRWELL is encoded by the coding sequence ATGAAAAAATTAACAATACAAGCCTTACTAGATAAAAACTGGTTAGATATAGCCGAACTAAAATTACTAGAACCGAAGTTGGGTTCGGCTAGTGCCAGCGAACTAGAATATGAATTGGATTATGCAATTCAATATTTAGACAGACGAGATGAGCACGCCTGTAGTCTATCACTTCCTGTACAAATTCTTATAAAACACGAATCGAGCACATGGTTTGGTTTTTTAGATGATATTGTTCCATCTGGAGCTGCACGCCGTTATTGGGTGAATTATTTAGATTTGCAACGTTTAAGCTATGCGGAGCAAGAAAGCATCTTATTGGAAAAAGGGGGAATAGCACCCGTTGGCAACTTACGAATCAAAGAGGCACTTCCAGCTCTAAATCCAGAATCAACCTTGCACCTACGTTATTTTAGTAAGGAAGATGTTGCTGAGCGTAATATTGATTTTCTGGAATATGCACAGCAAATGGGTGCCATAAGTGGTGGTGCAACTGGTGCAGGCGGAGAAGCGCCAAAATTACTTATTCGTGTTTCACCAGAACAGAAAGTCTGGATTGATACCTACCAAGAGAGTTTTGATCAGCCAGATCAGCATTATTTAGTAAAGTTTCCGCGGAATAATCGTAGCGAGATTGATTGTGACATTCTCAGAGCCGAATATTATTACTATCAAATACTGAATGAATTGGGTTTCAATACGATTGAAACAACTCAAATGCAGCTCATTGAAGGTACAAAGTATCCTTCTTTGTGGCTACCAAGGTTTGATACAGAATGGCTTAATGATCAGTGGCATCGTCATGGTTTAGAATCTGTTTACTCGGTATTAAATAAATCCTCTGGTAGTCATCTTAACCATTTTGAAGTTATAGAAAATCTATGTAAATTACTGACTCGCATTGATTCAGATTTTGATGCGGCACAGTTTATTTGTGAATGGTTACAACGAGACTTACTGAATATTATTTTTGGTAATTCAGACAATCATGGTCGTAATACATCATTTCTAAAAAAATCTGGAAAAATTTCTCTTTCACCTATTTATGACTTTGCACCGATGAAAGCCGATCCTGAAGTGGTTATCAGATCGACCACTTGGGGAAGCCCGTATGAAGAAGGCGGTGAGTACCGTTGGGCTGACATTACCCAAAAACTGGCTCCTTGGTGTGACCCTGATGTATCGCTAGGCACTTTAAAGACTTTGGCACGTAATCTTGTTGGACTAAAACAACGATTGGTTGACAAAGGGGTACCAAAACAAATTATTGAAATGCCAGCACTGTCATTTGATTACATAGAAGCTAAATTGAAAAGATGGGAACTGTTATGA
- a CDS encoding helix-turn-helix domain-containing protein has product MNMKNQTQDRQQVLIDLYKQYLLSEITLGQLLSYLRKNVLGLSQEQYAALVGISRRTLTDIEQDKGKLTQSVLDKVFKPLGLKAGLVPTHEHIVNKIIKPSDEH; this is encoded by the coding sequence ATGAACATGAAAAATCAGACTCAAGATCGTCAGCAAGTTCTCATCGATTTATATAAACAATATTTATTGAGTGAAATTACGCTTGGGCAATTGCTGTCGTATTTACGCAAGAATGTACTGGGGCTATCGCAAGAACAATACGCGGCTTTGGTGGGTATAAGCCGTCGGACTTTAACCGACATTGAGCAGGATAAAGGTAAACTAACTCAGTCTGTGTTAGATAAGGTATTTAAGCCCCTTGGTTTAAAAGCAGGACTTGTGCCTACGCATGAACATATTGTTAATAAAATTATAAAGCCCTCCGATGAACACTGA
- a CDS encoding TetR/AcrR family transcriptional regulator, translating into MRPKEFEEDDIAEAAMKVFWQRGYAGTSIQDLVEGTGLGRGSLYNAFGSKYGLYEFALKRYYEITASNIAILSEDGTVRELIRRLLMKIVSEELNDTENMGCMVANACLEMARHDEGIADLVAKNLSRMERAISSLILRGQANGEIDATKNPEALARFIVSTIQGIRVVSKGSEKKCQSERLVDIVDIAISAI; encoded by the coding sequence ATGAGACCAAAAGAGTTTGAAGAAGACGATATAGCAGAAGCCGCTATGAAAGTTTTTTGGCAAAGAGGCTATGCTGGAACGAGTATTCAAGACTTAGTAGAAGGCACAGGCCTAGGACGTGGCAGCCTTTATAATGCTTTTGGAAGTAAATACGGATTATATGAATTTGCTTTAAAACGTTATTATGAGATTACTGCTAGCAATATAGCCATATTATCTGAAGATGGAACTGTCAGAGAACTAATACGCCGTTTACTCATGAAAATTGTCTCAGAAGAACTTAATGATACTGAAAATATGGGCTGTATGGTCGCCAATGCATGTTTAGAAATGGCAAGACACGATGAGGGAATTGCTGATTTAGTAGCAAAAAATTTAAGCAGAATGGAAAGAGCCATTAGCTCGTTAATACTGCGTGGGCAGGCTAATGGCGAAATTGATGCTACAAAAAACCCTGAAGCATTGGCTAGATTTATCGTGAGTACGATTCAAGGAATCCGTGTCGTAAGTAAAGGCAGTGAAAAAAAATGTCAATCCGAAAGGCTCGTTGACATCGTGGATATTGCGATAAGCGCAATCTAA
- a CDS encoding NAD(P)-binding domain-containing protein: MTQAAQSKAKTIAVFATGILRAAIARNLKENSFNVNVWNRSYEK, from the coding sequence ATGACTCAAGCAGCACAATCTAAAGCAAAGACAATTGCAGTCTTCGCTACTGGCATTTTGAGGGCTGCAATAGCTAGGAACCTTAAAGAAAATAGTTTTAACGTGAATGTATGGAACCGTAGCTATGAAAAATAA
- a CDS encoding MFS transporter, which yields MNIQNNSVTSDIVNSSKEDIPVLKLLAFTLAGFITIMTETMPAGLLPLISRDLQVTEALAGQLVSVYALGSVIAAIPVVAATRSWSRRPLFLLAISGLLIFNTLTALSSSYIVVLVARFIAGMSAGIIWGVLAGYARSMVSANLQGRALAIVGVGQPIALCLGVPLGTWLGSMFGWRGVFWIISLLALFLLIWIRAAIPNFSGQVAEQRQSIKEIFLHPGIRSVLAVIFLWILAHNVLYTFISPYLTSVGLGNHIDLVLLLFGVSSIIGIWVTGVWVDQSLRLLTLLSLAGFAVAAILIGLGGSGNSAWLVLSGIALWGMTFGGAPTLLQTAIADTADEGADVAQSMLVTVFNLAVAGGGLLGGILLQKIGPSSFTIAMCVLSIISFYVVLQAKAHGFKNR from the coding sequence ATGAATATACAAAATAACTCTGTGACATCAGATATTGTGAATAGCTCTAAAGAAGATATTCCTGTTTTAAAGCTTCTAGCATTTACACTTGCTGGTTTCATTACAATTATGACGGAAACCATGCCAGCAGGTTTATTGCCATTAATTAGTAGGGATTTACAGGTAACAGAAGCTTTAGCAGGGCAATTAGTATCTGTTTACGCTTTAGGTTCTGTAATAGCCGCTATTCCTGTCGTTGCAGCTACTCGTAGTTGGTCACGAAGACCTTTATTCTTACTGGCAATCAGTGGCTTATTAATCTTCAATACCTTAACTGCATTATCTTCCAGCTATATTGTTGTGTTGGTTGCCCGTTTTATTGCGGGGATGTCTGCGGGAATTATTTGGGGAGTACTCGCAGGTTATGCTCGAAGCATGGTATCTGCTAACTTACAGGGTCGAGCGCTAGCCATAGTTGGCGTAGGACAGCCTATCGCCTTATGTCTGGGAGTGCCTTTAGGTACTTGGTTAGGCAGCATGTTTGGTTGGAGAGGCGTATTTTGGATTATTTCTCTACTCGCTTTATTTCTATTGATTTGGATTAGAGCCGCGATTCCAAACTTTTCTGGACAAGTTGCAGAGCAACGCCAGTCGATTAAAGAGATTTTTTTACATCCAGGTATTCGCTCAGTGTTAGCGGTAATTTTCTTATGGATTCTTGCACATAACGTCTTGTATACCTTTATTTCACCTTATCTGACATCTGTAGGGCTTGGTAATCATATAGATCTGGTACTTTTATTATTTGGTGTGTCATCAATCATTGGGATTTGGGTCACTGGTGTTTGGGTTGATCAATCATTACGTTTATTAACCTTGCTAAGTTTAGCTGGGTTTGCGGTTGCTGCGATCTTAATTGGCTTAGGTGGTAGTGGTAACTCTGCTTGGCTAGTACTGAGTGGTATCGCGCTGTGGGGTATGACGTTTGGCGGGGCCCCAACTTTGCTTCAAACAGCAATTGCAGATACTGCTGATGAAGGTGCTGATGTAGCCCAGTCTATGTTAGTTACTGTCTTTAATTTAGCCGTTGCTGGAGGAGGATTATTAGGTGGAATATTACTTCAAAAAATCGGTCCGTCATCATTCACGATAGCAATGTGTGTTTTATCAATAATTTCCTTCTATGTGGTCTTACAAGCTAAGGCACATGGATTTAAAAATAGATAA
- a CDS encoding shikimate kinase — protein MIIHFIGPGGAGKTSTAIHLAQKMELSYHDLDQYFLDTEGNISEYINQNGYDKYAIRNIQLYNELKESFDKNKLYIIVCSSGFMTYQVDIFSGYKEIRQDIELNPFTFLLLPSLEIESCTKEIIRRQLKRSYLNSSVEKEEKKIRARFPIFMNLKCEKIITNEPPEKIAEEIYVRLSNLISFI, from the coding sequence ATGATTATTCATTTTATTGGTCCAGGAGGTGCAGGGAAGACATCAACAGCAATCCACTTAGCACAGAAAATGGAGTTAAGTTATCATGATTTAGATCAATATTTTCTTGATACTGAAGGTAATATTTCTGAATATATCAATCAAAATGGTTATGATAAATATGCTATTAGGAATATTCAGCTATACAATGAACTTAAAGAATCTTTTGATAAAAACAAATTATATATAATTGTTTGTTCTTCAGGTTTTATGACTTATCAAGTAGATATTTTTTCTGGTTATAAAGAAATAAGACAAGACATAGAACTCAATCCTTTTACATTTTTATTACTACCATCATTAGAAATAGAAAGCTGTACAAAAGAAATTATACGTCGGCAACTCAAAAGATCATACTTAAATAGCTCTGTAGAAAAAGAAGAAAAAAAAATTAGAGCCCGCTTTCCAATTTTTATGAATTTGAAATGTGAAAAAATCATAACAAATGAGCCTCCAGAAAAAATAGCTGAAGAAATCTACGTTCGTTTATCAAATTTAATTTCCTTCATTTAA
- a CDS encoding TetR/AcrR family transcriptional regulator, with the protein MPNLALSFRALSVLHTSRFLFNKYGFHNVGIDQIIRSAKIPKATFYNYFHSKERLIEMSLTFQTDGLKHEVISIIYVNKELSMVEKLRKIFFLHANIEGFYNLPFKAIFEISKLYPKAYQLVIEYRNWLMNEIYNLLLTTNSNALKQDAHLFLFVIDGAMVQLLDPNKPDERERLLEYFLMGLG; encoded by the coding sequence ATGCCAAATTTAGCTCTCTCATTTCGTGCTTTAAGTGTGCTTCATACTTCAAGGTTTCTTTTTAATAAATATGGCTTTCACAATGTAGGGATAGACCAAATTATTAGGTCGGCAAAAATTCCAAAAGCTACGTTTTATAATTACTTTCACTCAAAAGAACGTCTTATTGAAATGAGTTTAACTTTTCAAACAGATGGTCTTAAACATGAAGTTATTTCGATTATCTACGTTAATAAAGAGTTATCGATGGTTGAAAAGCTTCGTAAAATTTTCTTTTTACATGCCAATATAGAAGGGTTTTACAATTTGCCGTTTAAAGCGATTTTTGAAATTTCGAAATTATATCCAAAGGCATATCAGCTTGTAATTGAGTACCGAAACTGGCTGATGAATGAAATCTATAATTTGCTTTTAACGACTAATTCGAATGCTTTAAAACAAGATGCACACCTGTTTTTGTTTGTGATAGACGGGGCAATGGTTCAGCTTTTAGACCCAAATAAACCAGATGAACGGGAGAGGTTGCTTGAGTATTTTTTGATGGGGTTGGGGTGA
- a CDS encoding VF530 family DNA-binding protein, protein MNASNDPLHGKKLADILDELLDYYGGFEGLSRKIEIRCFCIDPSVKSSLRFLRTTPWAREKVESLYLYVLRQKAKQKS, encoded by the coding sequence ATGAACGCCTCTAATGACCCTCTACACGGCAAAAAACTTGCTGACATTTTGGATGAATTATTGGATTACTACGGTGGCTTTGAAGGCTTAAGTCGTAAAATTGAAATTAGATGTTTTTGCATAGATCCAAGTGTTAAATCATCATTGCGATTCTTGCGTACCACACCATGGGCACGTGAAAAAGTAGAAAGCTTATATTTGTATGTCTTACGCCAAAAAGCCAAACAGAAATCGTAG
- a CDS encoding alpha/beta fold hydrolase, with translation MILNHQIQKSENPSELEPVVLIHGLFGSLSNLGMLARAFDQRTVIQLDVRNHGLSEHSEQMNYALMAQDVLETLDHLQIEKFSLIGHSMGGKISMKVAEKAENRVVGLIVLDIAPFAYQENHHEQIFKALFAVQEAAPASRLQATEIMKKFIQEDMVIQFLLKSFTQGKWRFNLNAIFAHYAEILSWQEIKPYTKPVLFLRGGLSPYIHKPEHFDAIQEQFPVAEIKEVLNAGHWLHAEKTDEVLLEISNFLK, from the coding sequence ATGATCCTTAATCATCAAATACAGAAATCAGAAAACCCAAGTGAATTGGAGCCTGTTGTACTCATTCATGGGTTATTCGGCAGTTTGAGTAACCTTGGCATGTTGGCTCGGGCTTTCGATCAACGTACAGTAATACAGTTAGATGTACGTAATCATGGGTTATCTGAGCATAGTGAACAGATGAACTATGCTTTGATGGCGCAGGATGTGTTAGAGACTTTGGATCATCTACAGATTGAAAAATTTTCCCTCATTGGGCACTCCATGGGCGGAAAAATAAGCATGAAAGTGGCGGAGAAGGCTGAAAATCGTGTGGTAGGTCTAATTGTGTTAGATATCGCGCCATTTGCTTATCAAGAAAATCATCACGAACAAATTTTTAAAGCATTATTTGCTGTACAGGAAGCTGCACCAGCATCTAGATTACAAGCTACTGAAATCATGAAGAAATTTATTCAAGAAGATATGGTGATTCAATTTTTATTGAAATCATTTACGCAAGGAAAATGGCGATTCAATTTAAATGCTATTTTTGCGCATTATGCTGAGATATTGTCTTGGCAAGAGATAAAGCCTTATACAAAGCCTGTGTTATTTTTACGTGGTGGGTTATCTCCATACATTCATAAACCTGAGCATTTTGATGCTATTCAGGAACAGTTTCCAGTTGCTGAAATAAAAGAGGTTTTGAATGCAGGACATTGGCTACACGCTGAAAAGACAGATGAAGTTTTATTAGAGATCTCTAACTTTTTAAAATAA
- a CDS encoding MBL fold metallo-hydrolase, with protein MIKPIVKAFFDKETNTFSYVVTDPKSRQSAIIDSVLNYDAASATTKTTLADEIISYVQQNSLSINWILETHVHADHLTASQYLKQKVGGVVAISEKIAIVQETFSAIYNLEPKYFNATRSFDYLFKDGEHFKIGEIDAYNIPTPGHTPACLSYVIGDAVFVGDTLFMPDYGTARCDFPKGSAATLFDSVQKLFTLDGNMRVFLCHDYLPEDRDHFIYETSIAEQKKHNIHINESIKKEDFVQMRNQRDATLNMPKLILPAIQINMQAGQFPEPEENGIRYLKIPFNFFKSSI; from the coding sequence TTGATAAAACCAATCGTTAAAGCTTTTTTTGATAAAGAAACCAATACTTTTAGCTATGTGGTTACAGACCCGAAGAGTCGCCAATCTGCCATTATCGATAGTGTGCTGAATTATGATGCTGCATCTGCAACGACAAAGACAACTTTGGCGGATGAAATAATTTCATATGTTCAACAAAATAGCCTAAGCATAAATTGGATTTTAGAAACACATGTCCATGCTGACCATCTAACAGCTTCCCAATATTTAAAACAGAAGGTGGGGGGAGTGGTTGCCATTAGTGAAAAGATTGCGATTGTGCAGGAAACCTTTAGCGCAATTTACAACCTTGAACCCAAATATTTTAATGCGACACGCTCATTTGATTATTTATTTAAAGATGGCGAACATTTCAAAATTGGTGAAATAGACGCATATAACATTCCAACACCAGGACATACGCCAGCTTGCCTAAGCTACGTGATTGGTGATGCTGTATTTGTCGGTGATACGCTATTTATGCCTGATTACGGTACAGCACGCTGTGATTTTCCTAAAGGTAGCGCAGCGACGTTATTTGACTCAGTGCAAAAGCTGTTTACTTTAGATGGCAATATGCGCGTGTTCTTATGCCACGACTATTTACCTGAAGATCGTGATCATTTTATTTATGAAACCAGTATTGCTGAACAAAAAAAGCATAATATTCATATCAATGAAAGCATTAAAAAAGAAGATTTTGTCCAGATGCGGAATCAACGCGATGCAACTTTAAACATGCCTAAATTGATTTTACCTGCCATACAAATCAATATGCAGGCTGGACAATTCCCTGAACCTGAAGAAAATGGGATTCGTTATTTGAAAATTCCATTTAATTTTTTCAAATCTAGCATATAA
- a CDS encoding DUF6691 family protein, with amino-acid sequence MKNIFAFIFGGLFAIGLMFSGMSNPEKVLNFLDIFGTWDASLAFVMMGAIAVAFIPFQILSKQQAPKTVFKEPIAMPKNTQIDSRLILGSAIFGMGWGLAGICPAPSLTLIGLGHYQTLYFIIAMAIGMIIFNKTMGVK; translated from the coding sequence ATGAAAAATATATTTGCCTTTATTTTTGGTGGTCTATTTGCCATTGGTTTAATGTTTTCAGGAATGTCTAATCCAGAAAAAGTACTGAATTTTTTGGATATTTTTGGCACTTGGGATGCTAGTCTGGCATTTGTGATGATGGGTGCAATTGCGGTGGCGTTTATTCCTTTTCAGATACTCTCTAAACAACAAGCCCCAAAAACGGTTTTTAAAGAACCGATTGCAATGCCTAAGAATACACAGATTGATTCAAGATTAATTCTAGGGAGCGCAATTTTTGGTATGGGTTGGGGCTTAGCAGGTATTTGTCCCGCACCAAGTCTTACCTTGATTGGTTTAGGGCACTATCAAACGCTATATTTTATTATTGCTATGGCAATAGGTATGATTATATTTAATAAAACGATGGGAGTGAAATAG
- a CDS encoding YeeE/YedE family protein, translated as MHDYLTAFIGGTLLGVSAVGYLWVNGRIAGISGLISQVLSPKTLFGSPAVWFLLGLIIVPFAYGAFTQPQIQIESSPFIMILAGLLVGFGTRLGSGCTSGHGICGISRLSKRSLIATATFMLAGAVTVFVMRHILGA; from the coding sequence ATGCATGACTATCTAACTGCTTTTATCGGTGGAACACTGCTTGGTGTATCCGCCGTTGGTTATTTGTGGGTCAATGGTCGTATTGCAGGAATTAGCGGCCTGATTTCACAAGTCCTTAGTCCCAAAACATTATTTGGCTCACCAGCAGTTTGGTTTTTATTGGGGTTAATTATCGTGCCATTTGCTTATGGAGCATTTACGCAACCACAGATTCAAATTGAGAGCTCACCGTTCATTATGATTTTAGCGGGTTTATTGGTGGGTTTTGGTACGCGACTAGGTTCTGGATGTACCAGTGGTCATGGAATTTGTGGGATTAGTCGTTTATCCAAACGATCACTCATAGCAACAGCAACATTTATGCTTGCTGGCGCCGTGACTGTATTTGTAATGCGTCATATTTTGGGAGCATAA
- a CDS encoding LysR family transcriptional regulator: MDIKSLQIFVTLVEVQSFTLAAEQLNLTQPTISKAMRGLEEQLGVALLHKGEAGRKRGVALTYVGQQVYEHALIILNEQQRIFDTVTQVRGLKKGKLTIGLPPLAAMMLSTVIAKFHSQYPHIELNFLEVGATGIEEAIFRKEVDAGVVMGELKPLLSGFEIINSPICLLAKKSSHWRKKQEIKLIELKEESFLLYANTFTLNNVIIQAAQSVGFEPKVACRSSQWDFIAKLVESNVGIALLPQAYCERLNREEFHIALLTEPKINWNLKMAWNSTVTMTPATRAWLNVIEDNLESIHF; this comes from the coding sequence GTGGATATCAAAAGTCTACAAATCTTTGTTACCTTGGTAGAGGTTCAAAGTTTTACATTGGCAGCAGAACAGCTCAATTTAACTCAACCGACCATTAGTAAGGCAATGCGCGGTCTAGAAGAGCAACTCGGAGTCGCACTGTTACATAAAGGGGAAGCAGGACGTAAACGCGGCGTGGCTTTGACTTATGTGGGGCAGCAAGTGTATGAACATGCATTAATTATTTTGAATGAACAGCAGCGTATTTTTGATACGGTGACACAAGTCAGAGGATTGAAAAAAGGTAAGCTAACGATTGGTCTACCACCTTTGGCAGCCATGATGCTAAGTACTGTGATTGCCAAATTTCATAGTCAATATCCGCATATCGAGTTGAACTTTCTGGAAGTCGGGGCGACAGGCATCGAAGAGGCGATTTTTCGTAAAGAGGTTGATGCTGGGGTGGTGATGGGAGAGTTAAAACCTTTACTGAGTGGATTTGAAATTATCAACTCACCGATTTGTCTACTGGCAAAGAAAAGCTCACATTGGCGTAAAAAACAAGAAATTAAACTGATTGAACTCAAGGAGGAATCTTTTTTACTGTATGCCAATACATTTACGCTAAACAACGTCATTATTCAGGCGGCACAGTCTGTAGGTTTTGAACCGAAAGTGGCTTGTCGGAGTAGTCAATGGGACTTTATTGCCAAGCTGGTTGAATCGAATGTCGGGATTGCTTTACTTCCTCAGGCTTATTGTGAGCGACTAAATCGTGAAGAGTTTCATATTGCTTTGCTGACAGAGCCGAAGATCAACTGGAACTTAAAGATGGCTTGGAATAGCACGGTCACTATGACTCCAGCGACTCGGGCTTGGCTGAATGTTATTGAAGATAATTTGGAAAGTATTCATTTTTAG